From Ramlibacter tataouinensis, the proteins below share one genomic window:
- the cobT gene encoding nicotinate-nucleotide--dimethylbenzimidazole phosphoribosyltransferase, with product MHIDDIHNPVLAARLQHRIDRKTKPLGALGRLETLALQLGLILGSETPQLREAQVLVCAGDHGLAARGVSAYPSDVTWQMVENFLAGGAAVSVLARQHGLALTVVDCGVRHDFAPRPGLLSRKLGPGTADSAQGPAMSAAQCEQAIANGRAIVAQLPGNAVLLGEMGIGNTSAASLLLAALTGHPLADCVGAGTGLDEAGMARKRALLAQVLERHAGARAPLEALAAFGGFEIATLVGAVLQAAAERRVIVVDGFISSAAVLVATRLAPQVTQRCVFSHRSDECGHGLMLRHLGPDPQTPARALLDMGLRLGEGSGAVLAWPLLQSACAILAEMASFESAGVSDKDS from the coding sequence ATGCATATCGACGACATCCACAACCCTGTGCTGGCCGCGCGGCTGCAGCATAGGATCGACCGCAAGACCAAACCCCTGGGCGCGCTCGGCCGGCTGGAGACACTGGCCTTGCAGCTCGGCCTGATCCTGGGCAGCGAAACGCCGCAGCTGCGCGAGGCGCAGGTGCTGGTTTGCGCCGGTGACCATGGCCTGGCCGCCCGCGGCGTGTCGGCCTATCCGAGCGACGTCACCTGGCAGATGGTGGAGAACTTCCTCGCCGGCGGCGCCGCCGTGAGCGTGCTGGCGCGCCAGCATGGGCTGGCGCTGACGGTGGTGGACTGCGGCGTGCGCCACGACTTCGCGCCGCGCCCCGGGCTGCTGTCGCGCAAACTCGGGCCCGGCACCGCCGACAGCGCGCAAGGCCCGGCGATGAGCGCGGCGCAATGCGAGCAGGCCATCGCCAACGGCCGCGCGATCGTCGCCCAGCTGCCCGGCAATGCCGTGCTGCTGGGCGAGATGGGCATCGGCAACACCTCGGCCGCCTCGCTGCTGCTGGCTGCGCTCACCGGCCATCCGCTGGCCGACTGCGTGGGCGCGGGCACCGGCCTGGACGAGGCCGGCATGGCGCGCAAGCGCGCCCTGCTGGCGCAGGTGCTGGAGCGGCATGCGGGCGCGCGCGCGCCGCTGGAGGCGCTGGCGGCTTTCGGCGGCTTCGAGATCGCGACGCTGGTGGGCGCGGTGCTGCAGGCCGCGGCTGAACGGCGCGTGATCGTGGTCGATGGGTTCATTTCCAGCGCCGCGGTGCTGGTGGCCACCCGGCTGGCGCCGCAGGTGACCCAGCGCTGCGTGTTCTCGCACCGCTCGGACGAATGCGGCCATGGCCTGATGCTGCGCCACCTGGGGCCGGACCCGCAGACGCCGGCGCGTGCCTTGCTCGACATGGGGCTGCGCCTGGGCGAAGGCTCGGGCGCGGTGCTGGCCTGGCCGCTGCTGCAATCGGCCTGCGCGATCCTGGCCGAGATGGCCAGCTTCGAATCGGCCGGCGTGTCCGACAAGGACAGCTGA
- a CDS encoding cobyric acid synthase: MKDKARCVMVMGTTSSAGKSWLASALCRWYARQGLKVAPFKAQNMSNNARVVPGGEIGSAQYFQALAARAQPDARMNPLLLKPERDDHSQVVLFGRVDEELTRKPWRGRSASVWPAVAGALDELRADNDVVVIEGAGSPAEINLQADDIVNLWVARHADAACLLVSDIDRGGAFAHLYGTWALLPEADRRRIRGFVLNKFRGDAQLLKPAPQMLQDLTGVPTVATLPMWRDHGLPEEDGWYGHAFAQPVHGAPQRTVAIVAYPRISNLDEFQPLANLPGVQLVWARSPAELAGADWIVLPGSKHTSSDLAWLRTQGLDRSIAAHAGAGRPVLGVCGGLQMLGEALVDPHGIDGNAPGLGLLPLVTQFAPDKTVQRTWARFAPLAGPWAALSHVEVGGYEIHHGHTAQHPGMAPARAVLPHALGWQNDRGNVLGLYLHGLFEDPAVLHALFGAAAPTLDTVFDGLADFIDRHFEPGVLHGLIASP; the protein is encoded by the coding sequence ATGAAAGACAAGGCACGGTGCGTGATGGTGATGGGCACCACCAGCAGCGCGGGCAAGAGCTGGCTCGCCAGCGCACTCTGCCGCTGGTATGCGCGCCAGGGGCTGAAGGTGGCGCCGTTCAAGGCGCAGAACATGAGCAACAACGCGCGCGTGGTCCCCGGCGGCGAGATCGGCAGCGCCCAGTACTTCCAGGCATTGGCCGCGCGCGCGCAGCCCGACGCCCGCATGAACCCGCTGCTGCTCAAGCCCGAGCGCGACGACCACAGCCAGGTGGTGCTGTTCGGCCGTGTCGACGAGGAGCTGACCCGCAAGCCCTGGCGCGGCCGCAGCGCCAGCGTCTGGCCGGCGGTCGCCGGTGCGCTCGACGAACTGCGGGCGGACAACGACGTGGTCGTGATCGAGGGCGCCGGCTCGCCGGCCGAGATCAACCTGCAGGCCGACGACATCGTCAACCTGTGGGTGGCGCGCCATGCCGACGCGGCCTGCCTGCTGGTGTCCGACATCGACCGCGGCGGCGCCTTCGCGCATCTGTACGGCACCTGGGCGCTGTTGCCCGAGGCGGACCGCCGCCGCATCCGCGGCTTCGTGCTGAACAAATTCCGCGGCGACGCCCAGCTGCTGAAGCCGGCGCCGCAGATGCTGCAGGACCTCACCGGCGTGCCCACGGTCGCCACCCTGCCCATGTGGCGCGACCACGGCCTGCCGGAAGAGGACGGCTGGTACGGACACGCGTTCGCCCAGCCTGTGCACGGCGCGCCGCAGCGCACCGTCGCCATCGTCGCCTATCCGCGCATCAGCAACCTCGACGAATTCCAGCCGCTGGCCAACCTGCCGGGGGTGCAGCTGGTGTGGGCCCGCAGCCCCGCCGAGCTCGCCGGCGCCGACTGGATCGTGCTGCCCGGCTCCAAGCACACCAGCAGCGACCTGGCCTGGCTGCGGACGCAGGGCCTGGACCGCTCGATCGCCGCCCACGCGGGCGCCGGCCGGCCGGTGCTGGGCGTGTGCGGCGGGCTGCAGATGCTGGGCGAGGCGCTGGTCGATCCCCACGGCATCGACGGCAACGCGCCCGGGCTCGGCCTGCTGCCGCTGGTCACGCAGTTCGCGCCGGACAAGACGGTGCAGCGCACCTGGGCGCGCTTCGCGCCGCTGGCCGGTCCGTGGGCGGCGCTGTCGCACGTGGAAGTCGGCGGCTACGAGATCCACCACGGCCACACTGCGCAGCATCCGGGCATGGCCCCGGCCCGCGCAGTGCTGCCGCACGCGCTCGGCTGGCAGAACGACCGCGGCAATGTGCTGGGCCTGTACCTGCACGGCCTGTTCGAAGACCCGGCCGTGCTGCACGCCCTGTTCGGAGCCGCCGCGCCCACGCTGGACACCGTGTTCGACGGCCTGGCGGATTTCATCGACCGTCATTTCGAGCCCGGCGTGCTTCACGGGCTCATCGCTTCTCCCTGA
- a CDS encoding FecCD family ABC transporter permease, with protein sequence MQADRRGLGLGLAMLLAAAVLLAVGVSVGSTGLAGLLDARQDPVAWQIVRDIRLPRTLGAWAAGALLGVAGAVAQGLFRNPLADPYLLGSASGAALGVALALVLTGLSPFATEWVVRLGLTGAAFGGAVAGVLLTLVLASGVVHTLRLLLSGVVVGVVLGAARDLVTLANPDILQAMQSFMLGSTGFVGWSACAVMLVLLLPMLAVAWSLGRTLDALALGEATAASLGLPLPAMRAALVGVIALATGASVAQTGLIAFVGLAAPHLVRSLAPVPYGRLVVLSALAGGLLLMAADVLARWLIAPQELPVGVLTGVLGGSYLLWLMHRRSRQGRLS encoded by the coding sequence ATGCAAGCCGACCGCCGTGGACTGGGCCTGGGGCTGGCCATGCTGCTGGCGGCGGCCGTGCTGCTGGCGGTCGGCGTCAGCGTGGGCAGCACCGGCCTGGCCGGCTTGCTGGACGCGCGGCAGGACCCGGTGGCCTGGCAGATCGTGCGCGACATCCGCCTGCCGCGCACCCTGGGGGCCTGGGCGGCCGGGGCCCTGCTCGGCGTGGCGGGGGCGGTGGCGCAGGGGCTGTTCCGCAACCCGCTGGCCGATCCTTACCTGCTGGGCAGCGCCTCGGGTGCGGCGCTGGGCGTGGCGCTGGCGCTGGTGCTCACCGGCCTGTCGCCCTTCGCGACCGAGTGGGTGGTGCGCCTGGGGCTGACGGGCGCGGCCTTCGGCGGCGCGGTGGCCGGCGTGCTGCTCACGCTGGTGCTCGCCAGCGGCGTGGTGCACACGCTTCGCCTGCTGCTGTCGGGCGTGGTGGTCGGCGTGGTGCTGGGCGCCGCGCGCGACCTGGTGACGCTGGCCAACCCCGACATCCTGCAGGCCATGCAGTCCTTCATGCTGGGCAGCACCGGCTTCGTCGGCTGGAGCGCCTGTGCGGTGATGCTGGTATTGCTGTTGCCCATGCTCGCGGTGGCCTGGTCCCTGGGCCGCACGCTCGATGCGCTGGCGCTGGGCGAAGCCACGGCCGCCAGCCTCGGCTTGCCGCTGCCGGCGATGCGCGCGGCGCTGGTCGGTGTGATCGCACTGGCCACGGGCGCCTCCGTCGCCCAGACCGGCCTGATCGCCTTCGTAGGGCTGGCGGCGCCGCACCTGGTGCGTTCGCTGGCGCCGGTGCCGTACGGCCGCCTGGTGGTGCTCTCGGCGCTGGCGGGCGGGCTGCTGCTGATGGCCGCGGACGTGCTGGCGCGATGGCTGATCGCGCCGCAGGAGTTGCCCGTGGGCGTGCTCACGGGCGTGCTGGGCGGCAGCTACCTGCTGTGGCTGATGCACCGGCGCTCGCGCCAGGGACGTCTGTCATGA
- a CDS encoding ABC transporter substrate-binding protein: MRKTLALLALLLALPVAAQLQVTDDRGVTVSFARSPQRVVSLLPSLTESVCALGECRRLVGVDRFSNFPATVRDLPKVGGGIDPNIEAVVALRPEVVLIATSSRGAQRLESLGVKVLALEPHTSADARRVLERLGQLLEVPDAQRVWREIDAGVAAAAQSLPPSARNLRVYYEVSRGPYAAGPASFLGELLQRLGARNIIDPELGPFPQINPEFVVRADPDVIMAGDSEAQGLAQRPGWAGLRALRSGRVCLFSPDESDVLLRPGPRMPEAARLLARCLAHPSGMKRRG; encoded by the coding sequence ATGAGGAAGACGCTCGCGCTGCTGGCCCTGCTGCTGGCGCTGCCCGTGGCCGCGCAGCTGCAGGTCACCGACGATCGCGGCGTGACGGTGAGCTTCGCGCGCTCGCCGCAGCGGGTGGTGAGCCTGTTGCCCTCGCTGACCGAGTCGGTGTGTGCCCTGGGCGAGTGCCGGCGGCTGGTCGGCGTCGACCGCTTCTCCAATTTTCCGGCGACGGTGCGCGACCTGCCGAAAGTCGGCGGCGGCATCGACCCCAACATCGAAGCGGTGGTGGCGCTGCGGCCCGAGGTGGTGCTGATCGCCACCTCGTCGCGCGGCGCGCAGCGCCTGGAGTCGCTGGGGGTGAAGGTGCTGGCGCTGGAGCCGCATACCTCCGCCGACGCGCGGCGCGTGCTGGAGCGGCTCGGCCAGTTACTGGAGGTGCCCGATGCGCAGCGCGTCTGGCGCGAGATCGATGCCGGCGTGGCGGCGGCCGCGCAGTCGCTGCCGCCTTCGGCGCGCAACCTGCGCGTGTACTACGAGGTGAGCCGCGGTCCCTATGCGGCCGGCCCGGCCTCCTTCCTGGGCGAATTACTGCAGCGCCTGGGCGCGCGCAACATCATCGACCCGGAGCTGGGGCCGTTTCCGCAGATCAACCCGGAGTTCGTCGTGCGCGCCGATCCCGACGTGATCATGGCCGGCGACAGCGAGGCGCAGGGACTGGCGCAGCGGCCCGGTTGGGCCGGCTTGCGTGCCCTGCGCAGCGGACGGGTGTGCCTGTTCAGCCCCGACGAGTCCGACGTGCTGCTGCGCCCGGGCCCGCGCATGCCCGAAGCGGCACGGCTGCTGGCGCGTTGCCTGGCGCATCCTTCCGGCATGAAGAGGCGCGGATGA
- a CDS encoding bifunctional adenosylcobinamide kinase/adenosylcobinamide-phosphate guanylyltransferase codes for MAELRVARSELILGGQKSGKTARAEALAAAWLDAGSGHRAVYIATAQAWDEEMRERIARHRRDRAQRVPAMETVEEPTELARAIGAHSRADTLVVVDCLTLWLTARMLPAAGAAQPTFSDDPDTAIARAVAAAAGPLVLVSNEIGLGVIPLGPENRSFVDALGRLNQQAARACERVTLMAAGLPLLLKGRP; via the coding sequence ATGGCTGAACTGCGCGTGGCCCGCAGCGAACTGATCCTCGGCGGCCAGAAGAGCGGCAAGACGGCGCGCGCCGAGGCGCTGGCGGCGGCGTGGCTGGACGCCGGGTCCGGCCATCGCGCGGTCTACATTGCTACCGCGCAGGCCTGGGATGAGGAAATGCGCGAACGCATTGCGCGCCACCGGCGCGACCGGGCGCAGCGCGTGCCGGCGATGGAGACGGTGGAGGAACCGACCGAGCTGGCCCGTGCCATCGGCGCTCACAGCCGCGCTGACACGCTGGTCGTCGTCGATTGCCTGACCCTGTGGCTGACCGCCCGCATGCTGCCGGCTGCCGGCGCCGCGCAACCGACGTTCAGCGACGACCCCGACACCGCGATCGCGCGCGCGGTCGCCGCCGCCGCCGGCCCGCTGGTGCTGGTGAGCAACGAGATCGGCCTGGGCGTGATCCCTCTCGGGCCGGAGAACCGCAGCTTCGTCGATGCGCTGGGCCGGCTGAACCAGCAGGCCGCGCGCGCCTGCGAACGCGTCACGCTGATGGCCGCGGGCCTGCCACTGCTGCTGAAGGGTCGGCCATGA
- a CDS encoding ABC transporter substrate-binding protein: MLAIPRGPQRIVCLTEEATEWLYLLGEEGRIAGISGYTVRPRRARQEKPKVSAFLSAKIDKILELRPDCVFGFSDLQADIAAELVRKGVQVTIFNQRSVEEIFAMLYQVAAMVGRAGDGLELLEGMRARLLEIEAAGRALPRRPRVFFEEWDQPHISAIRWVSQLVGIAGGDDVFPELAVQPMGKDRIIADGAEIVRRNPDIVIGSWCGKKFRAEAVAARPGWQAVNAVQGGQLFEIKSADILQPGPAALTDGVEQLHRIILDWSAAHG, encoded by the coding sequence ATGCTGGCCATTCCGCGCGGACCCCAACGCATCGTCTGCCTCACCGAGGAAGCGACGGAATGGCTGTACCTGCTGGGCGAGGAGGGGCGCATCGCCGGCATCTCCGGCTACACGGTGCGGCCGCGCCGCGCCCGCCAGGAAAAGCCCAAGGTGAGCGCTTTCCTGTCGGCGAAGATCGACAAGATCCTCGAGTTGCGGCCGGACTGCGTGTTCGGTTTTTCCGACCTGCAGGCCGACATCGCGGCCGAGCTGGTGCGCAAGGGCGTGCAGGTCACCATCTTCAACCAGCGCAGCGTGGAGGAGATCTTCGCCATGCTGTACCAGGTGGCTGCCATGGTCGGCCGCGCGGGCGATGGGCTCGAGCTGCTGGAGGGCATGCGCGCGCGCCTGCTGGAAATCGAGGCCGCCGGCCGGGCGCTACCGCGCCGGCCGCGCGTGTTCTTCGAGGAGTGGGACCAGCCGCACATCAGCGCCATCCGCTGGGTCTCGCAGCTGGTGGGCATCGCCGGCGGTGACGACGTGTTCCCCGAGCTGGCGGTGCAGCCGATGGGGAAGGACCGCATCATTGCCGACGGCGCCGAGATCGTGCGCCGCAACCCCGACATCGTGATCGGGTCCTGGTGCGGCAAGAAGTTCCGCGCCGAGGCGGTGGCGGCGCGACCCGGCTGGCAGGCGGTGAACGCCGTGCAGGGCGGCCAGCTGTTCGAGATCAAATCCGCCGACATCCTGCAGCCCGGCCCGGCGGCGCTGACCGATGGCGTCGAGCAGTTGCATCGCATCATCCTGGACTGGAGTGCAGCCCATGGCTGA
- a CDS encoding TonB-dependent receptor: MSKPALQALPVSLFLAASVALPAVAQPSVALKPVVVTATRFPELADSLPFGVSVITADEIRRSGATTVNEALVRVLGVVGRLDLLGGGEYQIDLRGFGATADVNQVVIVDGVRLSEADLGGTRLSGIPIESVERIEVLRGSGAVLYGEGATAGVIVVTTRSGAGKERAAGGTAYVGAGTYGLRDLRATGNVGGQGFSLDVSGQKRDTDGHRDNFQSSMDAASATGQWSNEWLRLGARYVHDALDTGLPGALTAAQYEANPRQSNTPNDHASTRNSRGSVFGEAQLGSWQVALDAGKRERTLRSLNNGFAFDYDIEAENYALRARNQSALGTASNVLLAGFDGQRWSRDVLGLFGSTAQQRTRAFYLKDDLTLAAGTRLALGVRSERADKEVSTTPGGVDDRQDAWELGVSQPLMRGVTAYGRLGRSFRFPNVDEFSFASPGILEPQTSRDYEMGLRWNHATGRVDARLYRSDLTNEIGFDPNAPGPFGFPGANTNFDPTRRQGLELDATQQASAALALRVNAALREAKFRSGPYAGKDIPLAPSQTLALRADWTPLPAHRLSGGIIWVSSQHPDFQNACTMPSYTTIDARYSYLWRWAELSLSVSNLADRKFYTQAFACDAGTTTSIYPEAGRAFVASLRASF; encoded by the coding sequence TTGTCCAAACCTGCACTCCAGGCACTTCCGGTGTCTTTGTTCCTGGCCGCTTCGGTGGCCCTGCCCGCCGTCGCGCAACCCAGTGTCGCGCTCAAGCCCGTGGTCGTGACGGCCACGCGCTTTCCCGAACTGGCCGACTCGCTGCCGTTCGGCGTCAGCGTGATCACCGCCGATGAAATCCGGCGCTCCGGCGCCACCACCGTCAACGAGGCGCTGGTGCGCGTGCTCGGCGTCGTGGGCCGGCTCGACCTGCTGGGTGGCGGCGAATACCAGATCGACCTGCGCGGCTTCGGCGCCACGGCCGATGTCAACCAGGTCGTCATCGTCGACGGCGTGCGCCTGTCCGAAGCCGACCTGGGGGGCACGCGCCTGTCCGGCATCCCGATCGAATCCGTGGAGCGCATCGAGGTGCTGCGCGGCAGCGGCGCCGTGCTGTACGGCGAAGGCGCCACCGCCGGCGTGATCGTCGTCACCACCCGGTCCGGCGCCGGCAAGGAGCGCGCAGCTGGCGGCACCGCCTATGTGGGCGCCGGCACCTACGGCCTGCGCGACCTGCGCGCCACCGGCAATGTCGGCGGGCAGGGCTTCTCGCTCGACGTGTCGGGACAGAAGCGCGACACCGACGGCCATCGCGACAACTTCCAGTCCAGCATGGATGCCGCCTCGGCCACCGGGCAGTGGAGCAACGAATGGCTGCGCCTGGGCGCGCGCTATGTGCACGATGCGCTGGACACTGGCCTGCCGGGCGCGCTCACCGCCGCGCAGTACGAGGCCAACCCGCGGCAGAGCAACACGCCCAACGACCACGCGAGCACGCGCAACTCGCGCGGCAGCGTGTTCGGCGAAGCGCAACTCGGCTCCTGGCAGGTGGCCCTGGACGCCGGAAAGCGCGAGCGCACGCTGCGCAGCCTGAACAACGGCTTCGCCTTCGACTACGACATCGAAGCGGAGAACTACGCGCTGCGGGCACGGAACCAATCCGCGCTGGGCACGGCGAGCAATGTGCTGCTGGCGGGGTTCGATGGCCAGCGCTGGTCGCGCGACGTGCTCGGCCTGTTCGGATCGACCGCGCAGCAGCGCACGAGGGCCTTCTACCTGAAGGACGACCTGACGCTGGCGGCCGGCACCCGCCTGGCCCTGGGAGTGCGCAGCGAGCGCGCCGACAAGGAGGTCAGCACCACCCCGGGCGGCGTCGACGATCGCCAGGACGCCTGGGAACTGGGGGTGAGCCAGCCGCTCATGCGGGGCGTGACCGCCTACGGCCGGCTGGGGCGCTCCTTCCGATTTCCCAACGTCGATGAGTTCAGCTTCGCGTCGCCCGGCATTCTCGAGCCCCAGACCTCGCGCGACTACGAGATGGGGCTGCGCTGGAACCATGCCACGGGGCGCGTGGACGCGCGCCTGTACCGCAGCGACCTGACCAACGAGATCGGGTTCGACCCGAACGCGCCCGGGCCCTTCGGCTTTCCCGGCGCCAACACCAACTTCGACCCGACGCGCCGCCAGGGGCTCGAGCTGGACGCCACGCAGCAGGCCAGCGCCGCGCTGGCCCTGCGGGTGAATGCCGCGCTGCGGGAGGCCAAGTTCCGCTCCGGGCCCTATGCGGGCAAGGACATCCCGCTGGCACCGAGCCAGACCCTCGCGCTGCGTGCCGACTGGACGCCGTTGCCGGCGCATCGCCTCAGCGGCGGCATCATCTGGGTATCCTCACAGCATCCGGACTTCCAGAACGCCTGCACGATGCCGTCGTACACGACCATCGACGCCCGCTACAGCTACCTGTGGCGCTGGGCTGAGCTGTCGCTGTCCGTGAGCAATCTCGCCGATCGCAAGTTCTACACCCAGGCCTTCGCCTGCGACGCGGGCACCACGACCTCGATCTACCCGGAAGCCGGGCGCGCGTTTGTCGCGTCCCTGCGGGCTTCGTTCTAG
- a CDS encoding cell division protein ZapA: protein MKQLEVQIMGQSYLLACPDGGEQRMLEAVEKVDTAMCRIRDAAKVKARDRIAVLAALNLAFDFSERALAPASVPSASAEDAFDPRLDGLRQRLDNALGDDGRLI, encoded by the coding sequence ATGAAGCAACTCGAGGTCCAGATCATGGGCCAGAGCTACCTGCTCGCCTGCCCCGACGGGGGCGAGCAGCGAATGCTGGAAGCCGTGGAAAAAGTCGACACGGCGATGTGCAGGATCCGCGACGCGGCCAAGGTCAAGGCGCGCGACCGCATCGCGGTGCTCGCAGCGCTCAACCTGGCGTTCGACTTCAGCGAACGTGCGCTGGCCCCGGCCTCCGTGCCGTCGGCCAGCGCGGAAGACGCATTCGACCCCCGCCTCGACGGCCTGCGGCAGCGGCTCGATAACGCGCTCGGGGACGACGGCCGGCTGATTTGA